From the genome of Drosophila melanogaster chromosome 2L, one region includes:
- the Coprox gene encoding coproporphyrinogen oxidase, isoform A: MNALRHTISLVSLGTFQLVRRTRGPHARGFLLGTGLGLASFSAVTYAHSAEAVDPKVNGVQMNTSRFMAEPITDSKALLGDKENMRHRMEILIMEIQAEFCRALEAEENCGQKFKVDRWERPEGGGGITCVLQDGDVFEKAGVNISVVTGSLPPAAVQQMRARGKNLKEGASLPFFASGVSAVIHPRNPHVPTIHFNYRYFEVETAKGEKQWWFGGGTDLTPYYLCEKDASHFHQTLKSACDEHDPTYYPRFKKWCDDYFRIKHRNESRGIGGIFFDDIDSPNQEAAFNFVSSCARAVIPSYVPLVRKHKNREYGNNERQWQLLRRGRYVEFNLIYDRGTKFGLYTPGARYESILMSLPLHARWEYMHEPKSQSEEGKLMKVLKNPKDWV; this comes from the coding sequence ATGAACGCACTCCGTCACACGATATCCCTGGTATCGCTGGGCACCTTTCAACTGGTGCGCCGGACCAGGGGGCCGCACGCCAGAGGCTTTCTCCTCGGCACGGGATTGGGCCTGGCCAGCTTTTCGGCGGTCACGTACGCACATTCCGCGGAGGCTGTCGACCCAAAGGTCAACGGGGTGCAGATGAACACCTCGCGGTTCATGGCCGAGCCCATCACCGACTCCAAGGCACTGCTGGGGGACAAGGAGAACATGCGTCATCGCATGGAGATCCTGATCATGGAGATCCAGGCGGAGTTTTGCCGCGCCCTGGAGGCGGAGGAGAACTGTGGCCAGAAGTTCAAGGTGGACCGGTGGGAGCGGCCTGAGGGCGGAGGCGGCATCACTTGCGTCCTGCAGGATGGCGATGTGTTCGAGAAGGCAGGCGTCAATATATCCGTGGTCACCGGTTCGTTGCCCCCGGCTGCAGTACAACAGATGCGGGCTCGCGGCAAGAATCTGAAGGAGGGCGCCTCGTTGCCGTTCTTTGCCAGCGGTGTGAGTGCCGTGATCCATCCGAGGAATCCCCATGTCCCCACCATTCACTTCAACTATCGTTATTTTGAAGTGGAAACTGCCAAGGGGGAGAAGCAGTGGTGGTTTGGTGGCGGCACGGATCTGACGCCCTATTACCTCTGCGAGAAGGACGCCTCCCACTTCCACCAGACGCTGAAGTCCGCCTGCGATGAGCACGATCCCACCTACTACCCGCGCTTTAAGAAGTGGTGCGACGACTACTTCCGCATCAAGCATCGCAACGAGAGCCGCGGCATTGGCGGAATCTTTTTCGACGACATCGATTCGCCCAACCAGGAGGCGGCCTTCAACTTTGTGTCAAGCTGCGCCAGGGCCGTGATTCCCTCCTACGTGCCGCTGGTACGAAAGCACAAAAATCGGGAGTATGGCAACAACGAACGACAGTGGCAATTGCTGCGCCGCGGGCGCTACGTGGAGTTCAATTTGATCTACGATCGTGGCACCAAGTTCGGTCTATACACGCCTGGAGCCCGGTACGAGAGCATCCTGATGTCCCTGCCCCTGCACGCCCGCTGGGAGTACATGCACGAGCCCAAGTCCCAGTCCGAGGAGGGCAAACTGATGAAGGTCCTGAAGAACCCCAAGGATTGGGTCTAa
- the snRNP-U1-70K gene encoding small ribonucleoprotein particle U1 subunit 70K, isoform A has product MTQYLPPNLLALFAAREPIPFMPPVDKLPHEKKSRGYLGVAKFMADFEDPKDTPLPKTVETRQERLERRRREKAEQVAYKLEREIALWDPTEIKNATEDPFRTLFIARINYDTSESKLRREFEFYGPIKKIVLIHDQESGKPKGYAFIEYEHERDMHAAYKHADGKKIDSKRVLVDVERARTVKGWLPRRLGGGLGGTRRGGNDVNIKHSGREDNERERERYRLEREREDREGPGRGGGSNGLDARPGRGFGAERRRSRSRERRDRERDRGRGAVASNGRSRSRSRERRKRRAGSRERYDEFDRRDRRDRERERDRDREREKKKKRSKSRERESSRERRERKRERRDRERGTGSGGDVKERKPDFRDMDVIKIKEEPVDDGYPTFDYQNATIKREIDDEDEEKYRPPPAHHNMFSVPPPPILGRGNASTNPNPDNGQQSSGDPSWWRQ; this is encoded by the coding sequence ATGACCCAATATCTGCCGCCGAATCTGCTGGCGCTGTTCGCGGCACGGGAGCCCATCCCGTTCATGCCGCCGGTGGACAAGCTGCCGCACGAGAAGAAGTCTCGCGGCTACCTGGGAGTGGCCAAGTTCATGGCCGATTTCGAGGATCCCAAGGACACGCCGCTGCCGAAAACGGTGGAAACGCGTCAGGAGCGGCTGGAGCGACGCCGGCGCGAGAAGGCCGAGCAAGTGGCCTACAAGCTGGAGCGTGAGATAGCGCTGTGGGACCCCACAGAGATCAAAAATGCCACGGAGGACCCGTTTCGCACGCTGTTCATTGCACGCATCAACTACGACACGTCCGAGTCGAAGCTGCGGCGTGAGTTCGAGTTCTACGGGCCCATCAAGAAGATCGTCCTGATCCACGACCAGGAATCAGGTAAACCCAAGGGCTACGCCTTCATCGAGTACGAGCACGAGCGGGACATGCATGCCGCCTACAAGCACGCCGATGGTAAGAAGATCGACAGCAAGCGCGTCCTGGTGGACGTGGAGCGGGCTCGCACGGTCAAGGGCTGGCTGCCCCGACGCCTGGGCGGCGGTCTGGGTGGAACGCGCCGCGGCGGCAACGATGTCAACATTAAGCACTCCGGCCGCGAGGACAACGAGAGGGAACGCGAGCGCTACCGGCTGGAGCGGGAGCGTGAGGATCGCGAGGGTCCTGGACGCGGCGGCGGCTCCAATGGCCTGGATGCCCGGCCCGGACGCGGTTTCGGTGCGGAACGTCGACGTTCCCGCTCCAGGGAACGCCGCGACCGTGAACGAGATCGCGGACGGGGCGCTGTGGCTAGCAACGGTCGCTCGCGCAGCCGTTCTCGCGAGCGCAGAAAACGACGAGCGGGCAGCCGGGAGCGGTACGACGAGTTCGACCGCCGCGATCGGCGGGACAGGGAGCGCGAGCGTGATCGCGATCGCGAGCGtgagaagaaaaagaagcgctCCAAGTCTCGCGAACGCGAATCCTCCAGGGAGCGTCGCGAACGGAAGCGAGAGAGAAGGGATCGAGAACGCGGCACCGGATCCGGCGGCGATGTCAAGGAGCGCAAGCCCGATTTCCGTGATATGGATGTCATCAAGATCAAGGAGGAGCCCGTCGACGATGGCTATCCCACATTTGACTACCAGAACGCGACCATCAAGCGTGAGATCgacgatgaggatgaggagaAGTACCGGCCGCCGCCTGCGCATCACAATATGTTCAGTGTGCCGCCGCCGCCCATTTTGGGGCGTGGAAATGCCAGCACGAATCCCAATCCCGACAATGGCCAGCAGAGCTCCGGCGACCCGAGTTGGTGGCGTCAGTAG
- the Sumo gene encoding small ubiquitin like modifier, isoform A: protein MSDEKKGGETEHINLKVLGQDNAVVQFKIKKHTPLRKLMNAYCDRAGLSMQVVRFRFDGQPINENDTPTSLEMEEGDTIEVYQQQTGGAP, encoded by the coding sequence ATGTCTGACGAAAAGAAGGGAGGTGAGACCGAGCACATCAACCTGAAGGTCCTCGGCCAGGACAACGCCGTCGTCCAGTTCAAGATCAAGAAGCACACACCCTTGAGGAAGCTGATGAACGCCTACTGCGACCGTGCCGGACTCTCCATGCAGGTGGTGCGCTTCCGTTTCGACGGACAGCCCATCAACGAGAACGACACTCCGACCTCGCTGGAGATGGAGGAGGGCGACACCATCGAGGTTTACCAGCAGCAGACTGGTGGCGCTCCATAA